The following coding sequences lie in one Alosa alosa isolate M-15738 ecotype Scorff River chromosome 21, AALO_Geno_1.1, whole genome shotgun sequence genomic window:
- the maea gene encoding E3 ubiquitin-protein transferase MAEA: protein MAVNETAAQLSMALKVQEYPTLKVPYETLNKRFRAAQKNIDRETSHVTMVVAELEKTLSNFPVVDSVVSLLDGVVEKLSALKRKAAESIQAEDESAKLCKRRIEHLKEHSSDQSAGVNVWKKKRMDRMMVEHLLRCGYYNTAVKLARQSGIEDLVNIEMFLTAKEVEESLERQETGTCLAWCHDNKSRLRKMKSCLEFSLRIQEFIELIRQNKRMDAVRHARKHFSQAEGGQLDEVRQVMGMLAFPSDTHISPYKDLLDPARWKMLIQQFRYDNYRLHQLGNNSVFTITLQAGLSAIKTPQCYKEDGSSKNPDCPVCSKSLNKLAQPLPMAHCANSRLVCKISGEVMNENNPPMMLPNGYVYGYNSLLSIRQDDKVVCPRTKEVFNFSQAEKVYIM from the exons GTACCATATGAGACTTTGAATAAGCGTTTCCGAGCAGCCCAGAAAAATATTGATCGGGAGACCAGCCACGTGACCATGGTGGTAGCTGAACTGGAGAAAACCCTCAGCAACTTTCCTGTCGTTGACTCTGTGGTATCACTCCTCGATGGCGTGGTGGAGAAGTTGAGTGCTCTCAAACGGAAG GCTGCTGAGTCCATCCAagcagaggatgagagtgcTAAACTGTGTAAACGGCGGATTGAGCACCTGAAGGAGCACAGCAGTGACCAGTCAGCTGGAGTTAACGTGTGGAAGAAAAAGCGTATGGACCGCATGATGGTAGAGCACCTTTTACGCTGTGGCTACTACAACACAGCTGTGAAGCTTGCACGGCAAAGTGGTATCGAG GATTTGGTCAACATTGAAATGTTTCTCACAGCAAAGGAAGTTGAGGAGTCTCTGGAACGACAGGAAACAGGCACTTGTTTAGCATGGTGCCATGATAACAAGTCACGGCTTCGCAAGATGAAA AGCTGCTTGGAGTTCAGTTTGAGGATTCAGGAGTTTATCGAACTAATCCGACAAAACAAACGCATGGATGCTGTCAG ACATGCACGGAAGCATTTCAGCCAAGCTGAAGGTGGGCAGTTAGATGAAGTACGGCAGGTGATGGGCATGCTTGCCTTTCCCTccgacacacacatttccccctATAAG GATCTTTTGGATCCAGCTCGCTGGAAGATGCTAATCCAGCAGTTTAGATATGATAACTACAGATTACACCAGCTGGGCAACAACTCGGTGTTCACAATCACACTTCAGGCTGGACTCTCTGCCATCAAAACCCC CCAATGCTATAAGGAAGATGGATCCTCCAAAAACCCAGATTGCCCAGTGTGCAGCAAGTCTCTAAACAAACTGGCTCAACCACTACCCATGGCCCATTGCGCAAACTCACGGCTAGTCTGTAAAATTTCAGGCGAGGTCATGAATGAGAACAATCCACCTATGATGCTGCCCAATGGCTATGTATATGGGTACAAT TCACTTCTATCCATTCGCCAAGATGACAAGGTGGTTTGTCCCAGAACCAAAGAGGTCTTCAACTTCTCTCAAGCTGAAAAGGTGTATATTATGTAG